A window of Salvia splendens isolate huo1 chromosome 8, SspV2, whole genome shotgun sequence genomic DNA:
AACTCTCGGATTTTTTCGATAACTCATGTTGGAAGGGGAAATAACCGACTTGTGGCTTGGTCTGTTTTGAACAATATGTAGTGTGCTTCTTGCAAACAGAAACATTTTTTGGTATTAGTGTATGATGACATTAACTCAAAACATGTAATTGATGTATATTTTAGAATAATGAAACGTCACTACCTAATAATGGCAAATAggaagaaaataatgtagaacaCGTTAActgtattttaataataatatacaaCAAACTGCATATAATGGATATAATTAACCGAATAATGAACATAATGTGCTTATTAATTAACTGTACTAGAATATTAATGTACAGACCATTAAATGATtgtgaataaaaatgtacaacttcatgaataataatgtacattaaCAGTTTCGTAATGCAATGTGCAATATACAGAATGTGTGTAATAATGAATTGTACTCGAAACATTGTGTGTAGTAAGTTAAGTGCTAATAACCAATAATGTACAACTTCAGTAATGATAATGTACGTTAACAGATTAATAATGCAATAATATTATGCATAAAATGTTGACAGTGGTAATACTAATAAGACTAAGACAACGATGTAAATCATAAGACTAATCcgaaaaacaaaactaaaaatgTTGAGAGGTGCAAAATACATCAACTTTTTTCCTCTTGCCCTTCCGCAGCTCATTCTCCATTGCCATCTCTTTAAGCATTGGACAATTTCTTGAGTCGTGATGGCCCATCTCATCGCACGCCTTACACCGTCTAAGAAGCCTAGTAGCCTCCTTACAGCCTTTTCTCTCTTGGAAATCAGACGGCTCGCTTAGCTGCTAGCGTGGCCCTTGGTCTTAGGCCTTACCATACCATAAAACTCTTCAATCATTCGCCTCTTTTCAGAGGCGGAAGTTGTAGGAGTTCCAACTTGAAGAGAATTACCAAGTATAACCACCACCACTGTATAAAATCGCAACTTGAATAGAACTACCAAGTATAACCACCACCACTGTataaaattgcaaaaaaaaaggctcagcaaacatttacattacagatcatgaatcgtccattactgaaaataaaaataccattatagagtaatatatgtgcattatgtgtatcagtaaaaactactccctagccgagatgatatctaaaccctagatgaatgactgaaactcatGGACTTTGCGACGGTTTTGTTACTgaatacatactacaccctagccccaaggattgctaaacccttagggaatacatgaaacgtgcgccgaacaatcaaacacgacTAATCTTAAACTAAACTGCTCagcaaacatttacattacagatcacaaatcgtccattactgaaaataaaaaacctttacagagtaatatatgtacattatgtgtatcagtaacAATACATGCTGTCAGATTCTAAAACGATCGATTACTCcaacaaatcaaaatttcagTTAACAATTAATAATCAATGAAGgcaaaaaattaattaccttcttccattgttcaGTAAAAACGAAAGCAATGACCGAGACCTCCCACAAATCAGTATATTTAGAGAATAAATACAAACCCTGTCTTCTTCGATTTAGAAAAACAGCCAACAATTTAGGACCTTAAAGTGTTCAATGGAGAAGAGACGCTGAAAGTTTAGGGAGAGAAGACAGATTGCATCGTGAAATCGTGGAGAATAACCGTTGTGATCTTTGATAAAGATAATCAAGGAAGTTACCATAACAAACTAATTTGTGtatcccaattttgaccttttcgatttttttaatcatttaaattaaattcatgagACATTATTTTCGCCCATCAGATCTTGAAAATGAAGGGCCGAGATTCAGTTGGAAAATAGaacaaaaaatggaaaaaaggatatgaatacatccctatatatatatatataatataaaattaataatatatataatataatatacatattatatggaagaatatattaaaagaatatatctattatatattatataatatattaaattattagaatatatatataatattatttaaaatatagtaattcggtttttcggtttttttcttctccctaaccgaaccgaaccgaaaaaccaaaatttttgcattttcaaaactgaaccgaatttcaaaatttcggtttggtttggttcggttcggttttctGTTTTTTTGCTAACCCCTAGGATTATTAtcaagcaattttaggtcatattataaaattcgaGTTTGAGGTCTTGTTAAGATCAGTttatgtcatccttactataatgacgtaaaaataagttTACGATAACCTAAAAATGAcctttgtatgcttggttctgcatttttgtattaagaatgagtTTTGCATCCTACTCGTTACACGCTTTTAGGAGGTCTATACTATCTAATTATCTATATTGTCTCTCTAATTCTCAATTAAATGAAATTAGGCGCATTAACTTGTTTAAAACTTGAAAGTCAGCTTAAGCTACAACTATGATTTAACAAAATTTGTACCCAAAGaagaaaatttatcaaataaacaacaaattatTAACTACTTACACAAAAAACGAAAGTTGTCCAATAACAATTTATGATCAGGGTCGCATTAGGGTAatactaatttacagtaataactaatactaactttcaattctgtgtattaaaattatcaacacaaaaatataattatatcaatacaacatgtaaatttaaatatcaacacagatATAAGTTTATCAATAcaagaagattgataaatttatatctttgtgttgatatttttaatataaaaatagtaaaattagttattagtcattactgtaaattagttaatATTTGATCACACACTCCCACAATTACAAACATGTGTTTATTAGAGGTAGTAGAATATAGGGTTGGCAAATAAATAGGTGAGTTTCTAGACATATTTAATTTTGGAGGATAATTCAATATTTCATCATTTCTTTCTTACATTTTTCAAATGAACAGCTTTCCAATATTAGTGAAGCACTTCTATAAAttctataaatagaggatgcttTAATCGCTTCAAACAAGCAAATCATAAGCATTCAATAATAAATCTAAATGGCTTCCTCTGCAATCTTGTGTATCACATTAGCCTTGATCAATTCCATTTGCATCTCCTTGGCCTTCGACACTCGTCCTCTTCTAGATATTTGCGTCACAGATCCCACCGGAATCGGTATCTCTACCTTCTTAGTTCTTATTTATATAGagtataatttttcaaaataattgcCCTCCCTCGTCCCAAGAAAGTtgagtcttttttttttacactcTGTTTTGAAAAgttcataataaataattaaaaagtatataaaataaagtaaaagtgagaatAATATAGATGAGACTCTTTACTACATTATTGtcgcttttactttactatatatatactttaactatttattacgatttttttcaaaacgagtgcaaaaaatggAATAACTCTATTAACATAGAACgtagggagtattaaataacaCAATAATATTCAACAGGAAAATGCAAGGACCCTAAATTTGTTACCGCGAATGACTTCTCCATGACCGGTCTGGATCGGCCCAGACCCTTTAATTCGTACGGCGTTGCCCCCGTCTTTGCATCTGCAGCTACAATACCGGGGTTTAACACTATGGGCCAGACATTTATACGCGTGGAGTTTGCACCGAATGGGTTCTTGCCGCCCCACACACACCCTAGGGCCTCGGAGATCATCTATGTCTTGGAAGGTACAATGGAAGTCGGATTTGTAACATCATACCCAGACTACAAATATTATAGCAAAGTCCTTAACAAAGGTGATGTCACCATCATCCCTTTCGGCCTCATTCACACCGTGCGCAACGTAGCTAGGGGGAAGAGTGTCATAACGGCCTCCTTCAATAGCCAGAATCCGGGATTTATTTTCGTCCCCGACTCTGTTTTCGCGGCCAAACCCGCCATCAACAGCACTTATCTAGCCGGAGCATTTAAGCTGTACGAAAAAACTGTCAAAGATTTGCAGACTAAAATGTGGTTTATTTAACCTTGTATGTTACTTCACCATGTATGGTGATAAACCATCTTCAATTTCTCAACCTGcacaataataaataatattaataataattctcTTTGGATTAAAACGATATTCCTTTATTAGTGTCGTTTTGgtaaaagttttaaaaattcGTGCTGAACATTTATTCATAGACAAAGGAAATGCTATATGATTTATGCTACTATTACATTATACAAGTAGCTAGacaaagggagtactatatGATTTAAACTTGCTATTACATTATACAAGTAGCTAAAAATATTGACTAAATCAATGAAACAAACTTCAAGCAGTtgaaacatacatatatataattcatCACATCATAGATCTTGATATTTAACGTGTTGGTATAAGACGCAAATATTAAGCTAACCATTTTTTATGTCAAGAAATTTGATCAAGTTTTCATCTGTCttataaaatttgaatcaaaatatttaagtaatttatttttatttttcattttaaaaatgaaataagaaatTTGGTTAACCTCTAAATTTAAGAAAAGAAATTTTAAACAAATCTTGCCCACCAATATTGCTTCAAATTTCATGTTATTAGAGGAGGACTGGACCGACTTCTTTAAAAGCATTAGAGAAGAAGTGCGAGATCGTTCCGTCCAACATTGCttgtcttttgaaaaattcaaaatatattttcgatTAATTGTCGTTAATTTAAGTGAGACGATACTTAAATTCTTATGTACTTAATCTAGTAACATAAAGCCAACAGTAACAACTAAATTTGAACATAtagtataaaaattataaacaaaggAAATGATGAATATTTAGACTTTTAAACATATATTATATGGAGTTGTAATCCATTACTAACTGATTAACAATCtcaaattaaaaccaaattttaattAGGAGATCTAATGGTTAAAATAATATCATGtggattatatttaaaatttttaaaaatattaaattaacttgaaggatatatatatcaatttttatGTATGGTAGTTAAAACTTacaactttctctctccccaaaatcatctcaaaacttGAAATTTACGTAACTATAtcgatttaaattaatttttcgtaaaaatatatcaaattaaaggtaatttcataaGGACTCTAAcaagatctcaattgcatatgttccgacgatgatcggatgatgaaatattataatttttatttcaattttcgtatatgttgataagcagattttatatcaataaatgcatcaaacaataccaatataatgcatatacaatatcaataaaactgtgttgatattttttggtACTTGTGTTGAGATTCTCATGTCACAatattgatatttgtaatacactatgtatATATGAAAAAATCGTGAAAATTAACAGATTTACTATTTTAcctttttgttgatattttatctattatttattaaaatacgtaagttttaatctcatccactcattttaagaTCTAATGGTGTAGGATTGGTCTTAGTTTGGATGGTAATATATGCATTGTAACATAACCCATATTCTAGGGTGCATTCTCGTGCAAATTGGATAACTACTAAAACATTTGAAGACCATTATTAGTTCAAGAATAAAAACAAGTTGTAGTGCTATACTATAGTTTCTATAATATTTCATTAGGATTTTGGTATCTAAAATCATGTAACTTTCCTAAAACTCTTCTATTTTCCATGAACTATAAAATGGAacaaaaaatcataaactttggcGGAGCATTTTTTTCCTAGCGCGACccgattttaaaattttttggtAAAATACGATCTACATGGGAAATCATAAACTCTGCGTGTGTATACCGAAAATTTAAAACCTTACTAAGTCATTTTCTTTCCTAGATTTTTCGATAAATCTAAGAATTTAGTTGACAAATCGCAGTTTGAATCTTaggtttaaatattttaaatgggGATGTGTTTCGGGGAAATGACTAATATACACTATTTTGTTTcttaaatgttttaatttttaacctTAGGGTTTTACATATCATACGCCACGTGAAGAGAAGTAGCGTCAACTAGGATTAAAAATGTCACATAATCCATAGGGATCCGCTTTCTAACCCATTGGGGGGATAAACAACCAACACCAAAGTTTTTGCTCGTACCATTTTTATAGTTCATGGGAAATAGCA
This region includes:
- the LOC121743917 gene encoding germin-like protein subfamily 1 member 11: MASSAILCITLALINSICISLAFDTRPLLDICVTDPTGIGKCKDPKFVTANDFSMTGLDRPRPFNSYGVAPVFASAATIPGFNTMGQTFIRVEFAPNGFLPPHTHPRASEIIYVLEGTMEVGFVTSYPDYKYYSKVLNKGDVTIIPFGLIHTVRNVARGKSVITASFNSQNPGFIFVPDSVFAAKPAINSTYLAGAFKLYEKTVKDLQTKMWFI